In candidate division KSB1 bacterium, one DNA window encodes the following:
- a CDS encoding amino acid adenylation domain-containing protein: MMNSNNIIDIYPLSPLQQGMLFHSIYSKGSGEYIEQLTCRFIGPLNLDAFEHAWQKLIDRHSILRTAFVWEGLDEPVQVVHDAVPFRVERLDWLHLSEAEQQQLLDQLLEQRRRDGFQITRAPLFSVVLIRVAENAHQLIWICHHLLIDGWSFPLLFEELFSCYEALCRGQQPSFRSVRPYRDYIAWLQQQDQNQAAQFWQEQIRGFDTPSSLKIERTTNFDPGEPEYQTTTIYLPSQLTHELQAFARRHQVTLNTLFQGAWILLLNHYNGEADILFGATVSGRPPELPGAEHILGPFINTLPVRFKVELDARLSGWLRQLRQLQSEMHQYQYSLLADIQKFSDVPRDTPLFDTILVFENYPISQALAEQKRALEIQDIRAYSRTNYPITLVVAPGDPIRVEIAFDARRFERQAIDRVLHHLERILSDIVAQPDRTLDTFSVIEPTEYQKIVVDWNQTHSDYPADRCIHELITEQAERTPEQIAIRFEETEISYHQLNQRSNQLANYLKKQGVTIESVVAVCHERSPELIISLLGVLKAGAAYLPLDPNYPKERLNLIVQDAGATILLTQQHLSEKFHDLQLISICMDSDWPSIEVESNANLKSSALPDNLAYVIYTSGSTGRPKGTLIAHRGLVNHAFHLARQQRLGIDSRVLQLLSLSFDAAAEEIFPTLISGGTLVLHRAPLELPIRELLNFCEKQKITLLHLPVVIWHQMVDEIKEKQLQLGASLRSVIIGGEAPAQTRLIAWSEAVNGRIELTNAYGPTEATIAATLFELPNSPKAVAQLPRVPIGRPIANARIYILDARLRPVPIGVMGELYIAGIGLARGYLSDPAMTAEKFIPDPFSTMPGERMYRTGDLAYYRTDGHITFVGRNDHQIKLRGFRIELEEVEQALLQHPGVAQSVVVVKAAHGMAARQDDRQLVAYFVPTDRRNGGVHPTELSDFLKARLPNYMVPAIFIQLEKLPITPSGKIDRRRLPEPDMELLFGRQPYVAPRHPTEEIIANFFSQILDLPQVGIHDNFFHLGGHSLLATRLLSRIRDTFQIDLELKSIFEGPTVAEIAACVEATRLAQQGLSAPPMTSVPRDQDLPLSFAQLRLWFLDQLAPGQALYTIPTALRLRGKLNIRALEQSINELIRRHEVLRTTFGSRDGQPFQVIAPTLFLLPQKVDLTNLDAEQQEFQAQQLIKAEAQRPFDLARGPLLRVLLIKCSEQDHIIVLTLHHIISDGWSVAVIIQEIAALYQAFSAGQPSPLPRLPLQYADFAHWQRQWLQGTVLDRQLEYWREKLQGAPPLLQLPTDRPRPPVQTFHGATLDRQLPKELVAGLKKLSQQGEATLFMTLLAAFQTLLYRLSGQTDICVGTPIANRNRTETEGLIGFFVNTLVLRCDLSGNPTFRKLLAQAKTAALEAYAHQDIPFEMLVEQLQPQRDLSHSPLFQVMLVLQNAPQHALELPDLTITPMAAETGTAKFDLSLVAMEGNEGMQLSLEYNTDLFDASTMARLLDHFQTLLTGVIADPDMRLADYPLMSNEQLHRLIVEWNRTQAEFPADQCVHQMFQSIVEQYPNQVAVSFGDQQLSYRELNRRANHLARKLRSFGVGPESLVGIYLDRSPDLVTSAIAVLKAGGAFLPLDPQYPRERVIFMIQDSGLRVLISQQNLLDRLADVNIPTICLDAEGEAWLTSDADQDQNLPNLATSDNLAYVIYTSGSTGRPKGTALPHRGLCNLAAAQQKAFGITNHSRILQFAALSFDAAVWELVMALLTGATLCLAESEQIATGQGLIQLLTDQKITTVTLPPSMARVMPDHPLPDLEVMITAGEKCTPDIVARWSNGRKFFNAYGPTEATVCASMLQVEHDYAQGPPIGRPIQNFQLYVLDEYLNPVPIGASGELFIGGVGLARCYLNRPDLTAEKFVPNPFSARPGDRLYRTGDLVRYLADGNIEFLGRIDHQVKLRGFRIELGEIENVLHEHPSIQDATVIVREDIPGDSRIVAYFVPKPGESVEPGALRRYLRDRLPDYMVPSYMISMEQLPLTPSGKVDRRALPAPDRSRPDLESRYQAPRNETEEKLTAICAELLHLDKVGVFDNFFDLGGHSLLATQFISRIRTALQLEIPLRTLFENPTIEKLAEAILTLRATAQQPGQEPAPTIGRYSREGHRMKRSELDRPKVSS; the protein is encoded by the coding sequence ATGATGAATTCGAACAATATTATTGACATCTATCCGTTATCGCCATTGCAGCAAGGGATGCTATTTCACAGTATCTACTCGAAGGGCAGTGGCGAATATATCGAACAATTGACATGCCGTTTCATTGGTCCGCTGAATCTTGACGCATTCGAGCATGCCTGGCAAAAGCTGATTGACCGACATTCGATCTTACGAACCGCTTTCGTTTGGGAAGGATTGGATGAGCCGGTTCAGGTGGTGCACGATGCCGTGCCGTTTCGGGTGGAACGTTTAGATTGGCTTCATCTCAGTGAGGCCGAGCAACAACAGCTATTGGATCAATTGCTGGAGCAACGTCGACGCGATGGATTCCAGATCACCCGCGCTCCGCTATTCAGCGTTGTTCTCATCCGAGTGGCTGAAAATGCGCATCAATTAATCTGGATTTGCCATCATTTATTGATCGATGGTTGGAGCTTCCCGCTGCTTTTCGAAGAGCTCTTTAGCTGTTATGAGGCGCTCTGTCGGGGCCAACAACCATCTTTTCGTTCTGTGCGACCGTACCGCGATTACATCGCTTGGTTGCAACAGCAAGATCAAAACCAAGCAGCCCAATTCTGGCAGGAGCAAATCCGTGGGTTCGATACGCCGAGTTCTCTCAAAATCGAACGAACCACAAATTTCGATCCAGGTGAACCAGAATATCAAACGACCACCATCTATTTGCCGAGCCAATTGACCCATGAATTGCAGGCATTTGCTCGTCGCCATCAGGTGACGCTCAACACCCTATTCCAGGGGGCATGGATCTTATTATTGAACCACTACAACGGTGAAGCAGATATTTTGTTCGGCGCCACTGTCTCTGGTCGACCGCCAGAATTGCCTGGAGCTGAGCACATACTGGGACCGTTCATCAACACACTGCCAGTTCGTTTTAAGGTAGAATTGGATGCACGCTTGAGTGGTTGGCTTCGGCAATTGCGACAGCTTCAAAGCGAAATGCACCAATACCAATATAGCCTTCTCGCAGATATTCAGAAATTCAGCGATGTGCCTCGCGATACCCCGTTGTTCGACACGATTCTTGTGTTCGAAAACTATCCAATCAGCCAAGCTCTGGCTGAGCAAAAGCGCGCTCTGGAGATTCAGGACATTCGCGCTTACTCGCGAACAAATTACCCTATTACCTTGGTGGTTGCACCTGGGGATCCGATCCGCGTGGAGATCGCTTTCGATGCCCGTCGATTCGAACGACAAGCCATCGATAGAGTTTTGCATCATTTGGAGCGAATTTTAAGCGATATCGTGGCCCAACCAGACCGAACATTGGACACGTTCTCGGTGATAGAGCCAACCGAATATCAGAAAATTGTAGTGGATTGGAACCAAACTCACTCGGATTATCCAGCGGATCGGTGTATCCATGAACTCATTACCGAACAAGCGGAACGAACCCCAGAGCAAATCGCTATTCGTTTTGAGGAGACCGAAATCAGCTATCATCAGTTGAACCAGCGCTCCAATCAATTAGCCAATTATTTAAAGAAGCAGGGCGTAACAATCGAAAGCGTTGTTGCTGTCTGTCATGAGAGATCCCCAGAATTGATCATCAGTCTGCTTGGCGTATTGAAAGCCGGGGCCGCCTACCTGCCGTTGGATCCGAATTATCCGAAAGAGCGATTGAACCTTATCGTTCAGGACGCGGGGGCAACAATTCTGCTTACTCAGCAGCACCTGTCGGAGAAATTTCATGATCTCCAGCTCATTTCGATCTGCATGGATTCAGATTGGCCCAGCATCGAAGTGGAATCGAATGCGAATCTGAAAAGCTCGGCCCTGCCGGACAATCTGGCCTATGTGATCTACACTTCTGGCTCAACTGGCAGGCCAAAGGGAACATTAATCGCCCACCGCGGGCTGGTGAATCACGCCTTCCATCTTGCGCGTCAGCAGCGACTGGGCATCGATAGTCGTGTGTTGCAGCTTCTCTCGTTGAGTTTCGATGCAGCGGCCGAAGAGATCTTCCCGACGCTGATCAGCGGTGGGACATTGGTGCTCCATCGCGCCCCGCTCGAACTCCCAATCCGAGAGCTTCTGAATTTTTGTGAGAAACAAAAGATAACCCTGCTTCATCTGCCAGTGGTGATTTGGCATCAAATGGTCGATGAAATTAAAGAGAAGCAACTCCAATTGGGAGCATCATTGCGCTCCGTGATCATTGGTGGGGAAGCGCCAGCCCAAACGCGCCTAATCGCTTGGAGCGAGGCAGTCAATGGTCGGATCGAATTGACCAATGCGTATGGTCCAACAGAGGCGACCATCGCTGCAACGCTATTCGAGCTTCCAAATTCACCCAAAGCCGTAGCGCAGTTGCCGCGCGTGCCGATTGGTCGCCCTATCGCGAATGCCCGAATCTATATTTTGGATGCCCGGCTTCGGCCAGTGCCGATCGGCGTCATGGGCGAACTTTACATCGCTGGAATTGGTTTAGCGCGGGGCTATTTGAGCGACCCGGCCATGACTGCCGAAAAATTCATTCCAGATCCTTTCAGCACCATGCCGGGCGAGCGAATGTATCGGACTGGCGACCTTGCTTATTATCGTACCGATGGGCATATCACTTTTGTAGGCCGAAATGATCATCAAATCAAATTGCGGGGGTTTCGGATCGAGCTGGAAGAAGTTGAGCAGGCGCTGCTGCAACATCCTGGCGTTGCCCAATCCGTGGTCGTGGTTAAAGCTGCTCATGGAATGGCGGCAAGGCAGGACGATCGACAGTTGGTCGCTTATTTTGTTCCAACCGATCGTCGAAACGGTGGAGTTCATCCAACCGAATTATCCGATTTTCTGAAAGCGCGATTGCCCAACTATATGGTTCCAGCGATCTTTATCCAATTAGAAAAGCTACCGATCACCCCAAGCGGAAAAATTGACCGGCGCCGGCTGCCTGAGCCAGATATGGAACTTCTTTTTGGCAGACAGCCCTATGTGGCGCCGCGACATCCGACCGAAGAGATCATCGCCAATTTCTTCAGCCAAATTTTAGATCTACCCCAGGTGGGCATTCATGACAATTTCTTCCATCTTGGTGGACATTCGCTATTGGCGACCCGGTTATTGAGTCGCATTCGGGATACTTTCCAAATCGACTTAGAATTGAAGTCGATATTTGAGGGTCCCACAGTGGCAGAGATTGCTGCATGCGTGGAGGCCACTCGATTGGCGCAACAAGGGCTATCCGCTCCCCCGATGACATCAGTGCCGCGCGATCAGGATTTGCCGCTCTCGTTCGCCCAACTACGGCTCTGGTTCTTGGATCAATTGGCCCCAGGACAGGCGCTTTACACTATCCCAACTGCGCTGCGACTCAGAGGCAAACTAAATATACGCGCCTTGGAGCAAAGTATTAACGAACTGATCCGACGCCATGAGGTGTTGCGAACCACGTTTGGGTCGCGCGATGGGCAACCATTTCAGGTGATCGCTCCAACGCTGTTTCTGCTGCCTCAAAAAGTGGATCTCACCAATCTTGACGCAGAACAACAGGAATTTCAAGCGCAGCAACTCATCAAGGCGGAAGCGCAGCGTCCATTTGATCTGGCGCGGGGACCGCTGCTAAGGGTGCTTTTGATCAAATGCTCAGAGCAAGACCATATCATTGTCTTAACCTTGCATCATATCATCTCTGATGGTTGGTCTGTGGCAGTGATAATTCAAGAGATTGCTGCTTTATATCAGGCATTTTCCGCCGGACAGCCATCTCCCCTGCCTCGGCTGCCACTCCAATATGCGGATTTTGCGCATTGGCAACGCCAATGGCTTCAGGGAACTGTATTGGATCGGCAACTCGAATATTGGCGCGAGAAACTTCAAGGCGCTCCTCCCCTTTTGCAGTTGCCGACAGATCGGCCTCGCCCCCCTGTGCAGACCTTTCATGGCGCCACCTTGGACCGCCAGCTTCCAAAGGAGCTGGTAGCTGGGTTGAAAAAACTGAGCCAACAAGGGGAGGCCACGCTATTTATGACCCTGCTGGCAGCATTTCAGACCCTGCTTTATCGGCTCAGCGGTCAAACCGACATTTGCGTCGGCACACCCATAGCCAATCGTAACCGAACTGAAACCGAAGGTCTGATCGGCTTCTTCGTCAATACATTGGTGTTGCGATGTGATCTTTCGGGCAACCCCACGTTTCGCAAGCTGCTGGCTCAAGCTAAAACCGCCGCGTTGGAGGCATACGCCCATCAGGATATCCCATTCGAGATGCTCGTGGAGCAGCTTCAGCCGCAGCGTGATCTCAGCCATTCCCCGCTTTTTCAGGTGATGCTGGTGCTGCAAAATGCGCCACAACATGCTTTGGAATTGCCAGATTTAACCATCACACCGATGGCTGCCGAAACTGGTACTGCCAAGTTCGATCTGTCGCTGGTCGCCATGGAGGGGAACGAGGGGATGCAGTTGTCCCTGGAATACAATACCGATTTGTTTGATGCCAGCACTATGGCACGCCTGCTTGACCATTTTCAGACGCTGCTAACTGGAGTGATAGCCGACCCCGACATGCGCCTGGCAGATTATCCTTTGATGTCTAATGAGCAACTGCATCGGCTGATCGTTGAATGGAACCGAACCCAGGCAGAGTTTCCAGCCGACCAATGTGTCCATCAAATGTTTCAATCCATCGTCGAACAATATCCAAATCAAGTTGCTGTATCGTTTGGTGATCAACAGCTCAGCTATCGCGAACTCAATCGGCGAGCCAATCATCTAGCCCGCAAGCTGCGATCCTTTGGTGTTGGACCCGAATCGCTGGTGGGCATCTATCTCGATCGCTCGCCCGATCTGGTGACCAGCGCTATTGCGGTCCTTAAGGCAGGTGGCGCATTCCTTCCACTGGATCCGCAATATCCAAGGGAGCGAGTGATATTTATGATTCAAGATTCGGGACTTCGGGTGCTCATCAGCCAACAGAACTTATTAGATCGGCTCGCTGATGTGAACATACCAACCATTTGTCTGGATGCCGAAGGCGAAGCGTGGTTGACCAGCGATGCGGATCAAGACCAAAACTTGCCCAATCTCGCTACGTCTGATAATTTAGCTTATGTCATCTACACGTCAGGATCAACTGGCAGGCCAAAAGGCACCGCGCTGCCCCACCGCGGGCTATGCAATCTGGCAGCCGCCCAGCAGAAGGCGTTTGGCATTACCAACCATAGCCGCATTCTACAATTCGCTGCGCTCAGCTTCGATGCAGCCGTATGGGAACTGGTGATGGCATTGCTCACCGGAGCCACATTATGTCTCGCGGAAAGTGAGCAAATAGCCACTGGCCAAGGATTGATTCAATTGCTAACGGATCAAAAGATCACAACGGTTACATTGCCCCCATCAATGGCGCGCGTGATGCCGGATCATCCTCTGCCCGATCTGGAAGTTATGATTACCGCAGGCGAAAAATGCACCCCCGATATCGTTGCCCGATGGTCCAACGGTCGCAAGTTTTTCAATGCCTATGGCCCAACGGAAGCTACCGTCTGCGCCTCCATGCTGCAAGTGGAGCACGATTACGCTCAAGGTCCGCCTATTGGTCGACCGATTCAAAATTTTCAGCTTTACGTATTGGACGAATACCTGAATCCAGTACCCATCGGCGCGAGCGGGGAGTTGTTTATTGGCGGGGTAGGATTAGCTCGCTGCTATCTCAATCGTCCGGATCTGACCGCAGAGAAGTTTGTACCCAACCCATTCAGCGCTCGGCCCGGTGATCGATTATATCGAACGGGCGACCTGGTTCGTTATCTGGCCGATGGCAATATCGAATTTCTCGGCCGCATCGATCATCAGGTGAAACTGCGCGGCTTCCGCATCGAGCTGGGCGAAATTGAAAACGTGCTGCATGAACACCCGTCGATCCAGGATGCCACGGTGATTGTCCGCGAAGACATACCCGGCGACAGCCGGATCGTCGCTTATTTTGTGCCAAAGCCAGGCGAATCAGTTGAGCCTGGAGCGCTGCGCCGCTACCTCCGCGATCGTCTGCCAGATTATATGGTGCCGTCTTATATGATCTCTATGGAGCAACTGCCCTTAACCCCGAGCGGCAAGGTGGATCGTCGCGCATTACCCGCTCCAGATCGTTCGCGGCCCGACCTTGAGAGCCGCTACCAAGCTCCGCGCAATGAGACAGAGGAAAAATTAACCGCCATCTGCGCTGAACTGTTGCATCTGGACAAAGTGGGAGTATTCGATAACTTTTTCGATCTGGGTGGTCATTCACTGTTAGCCACCCAGTTCATCTCTCGGATCCGAACCGCACTTCAGCTCGAAATCCCTTTGCGCACCCTTTTCGAAAACCCGACAATCGAAAAATTGGCTGAGGCGATTTTAACGCTGCGAGCAACTGCTCAGCAACCAGGACAAGAACCAGCTCCGACCATCGGTCGTTACTCGCGCGAGGGCCATCGGATGAAGCGCTCCGAGCTGGATCGGCCTAAGGTCTCATCATAA